Proteins found in one Sphaeramia orbicularis chromosome 8, fSphaOr1.1, whole genome shotgun sequence genomic segment:
- the elavl3 gene encoding ELAV-like protein 3 isoform X7 has translation MVTQIISTMETQVSNGPSGTSLPNGPVISTNGSTDDSKTNLIVNYLPQNMTQEEFKSLFGSIGEIESCKLVRDKITGQSLGYGFVNYVDPNDADKAINTLNGLKLQTKTIKVSYARPSSASIRDANLYVSGLPKTMSQKDMEQLFSQYGRIITSRILVDQVTGISRGVGFIRFDKRNEAEEAIKGLNGQKPLGAAEPITVKFANNPSQKTGQALLTQLYQTAARRYTGPLHHQTQRFRLDNLLNASYGVKSSPTLFPRFSPITIDSMTSLAGVNLTGPTGAGWCIFVYNLSPEADESVLWQLFGPFGAVTNVKVIRDFTTNKCKGFGFVTMTNYDEAAMAIASLNGYRLGDRVLQVSFKTSKQHKA, from the exons ATGGTTACT CAGATAATCAGCACCATGGAAACCCAGGTATCCAACGGTCCAAGCGGAACCAGTCTGCCCAACGGTCCAGTCATTAGCACCAATGGCTCCACAGACGACAGCAAAACCAACCTGATCGTCAACTACCTGCCTCAGAACATGACCCAGGAAGAGTTTAAAAGTTTGTTTGGTAGCATCGGAGAGATCGAGTCCTGCAAGCTAGTCAGAGACAAGATAACAG GTCAGAGTTTGGGATATGGCTTTGTGAATTATGTGGATCCAAATGATGCAGATAAGGCCATCAACACATTGAACGGTCTAAAACTGCAGACAAAAACAATCAAG GTATCATATGCCCGTCCAAGCTCAGCCTCTATTCGTGACGCCAACCTTTACGTCAGTGGACTACCTAAAACCATGAGCCAGAAGGACATGGAACAGCTGTTTTCCCAATACGGCCGCATTATTACATCCCGCATCCTAGTGGACCAAGTCACAG GCATATCACGAGGAGTGGGATTCATCCGGTTTGACAAACGAAATGAAGCAGAGGAGGCCATCAAAGGTCTGAACGGACAGAAGCCTTTGGGTGCCGCTGAGCCCATCACTGTCAAATTTGCCAACAATCCCAGCCAGAAGACAGGCCAGGCCTTACTGACTCAACTGTATCAGACAGCTGCCAGACGCTACACGGGGCCCCTGCACCACCAGACTCAGCGTTTCAG ACTCGACAATTTACTAAACGCCAGCTACGGAGTCAAGAG TTCTCCTACTCTCTTCCCCAGATTCTCGCCCATCACCATTGACAGTATGACCAGCCTGGCTGGGGTCAACCTTACTGGTCCAACTGGAGCTGGCTGGTGCATCTTTGTGTACAACCTATCCCCTGAGGCAGACGAGAGTGTCCTGTGGCAGCTCTTTGGGCCCTTCGGCGCCGTCACTAATGTCAAGGTCATCCGTGACTTCACCACCAACAAATGTAAGGGCTTTGGCTTTGTCACCATGACCAACTATGACGAAGCTGCCATGGCTATCGCTAGCCTTAACGGCTACCGCCTGGGTGACCGCGTGCTGCAGGTTTCCTTCAAGACCAGCAAGCAGCACAAGGCCTGA
- the elavl3 gene encoding ELAV-like protein 3 isoform X9, translated as MVTQIISTMETQVSNGPSGTSLPNGPVISTNGSTDDSKTNLIVNYLPQNMTQEEFKSLFGSIGEIESCKLVRDKITGQSLGYGFVNYVDPNDADKAINTLNGLKLQTKTIKVSYARPSSASIRDANLYVSGLPKTMSQKDMEQLFSQYGRIITSRILVDQVTGISRGVGFIRFDKRNEAEEAIKGLNGQKPLGAAEPITVKFANNPSQKTGQALLTQLYQTAARRYTGPLHHQTQRFRLDNLLNASYGVKRFSPITIDSMTSLAGVNLTGPTGAGWCIFVYNLSPEADESVLWQLFGPFGAVTNVKVIRDFTTNKCKGFGFVTMTNYDEAAMAIASLNGYRLGDRVLQVSFKTSKQHKA; from the exons ATGGTTACT CAGATAATCAGCACCATGGAAACCCAGGTATCCAACGGTCCAAGCGGAACCAGTCTGCCCAACGGTCCAGTCATTAGCACCAATGGCTCCACAGACGACAGCAAAACCAACCTGATCGTCAACTACCTGCCTCAGAACATGACCCAGGAAGAGTTTAAAAGTTTGTTTGGTAGCATCGGAGAGATCGAGTCCTGCAAGCTAGTCAGAGACAAGATAACAG GTCAGAGTTTGGGATATGGCTTTGTGAATTATGTGGATCCAAATGATGCAGATAAGGCCATCAACACATTGAACGGTCTAAAACTGCAGACAAAAACAATCAAG GTATCATATGCCCGTCCAAGCTCAGCCTCTATTCGTGACGCCAACCTTTACGTCAGTGGACTACCTAAAACCATGAGCCAGAAGGACATGGAACAGCTGTTTTCCCAATACGGCCGCATTATTACATCCCGCATCCTAGTGGACCAAGTCACAG GCATATCACGAGGAGTGGGATTCATCCGGTTTGACAAACGAAATGAAGCAGAGGAGGCCATCAAAGGTCTGAACGGACAGAAGCCTTTGGGTGCCGCTGAGCCCATCACTGTCAAATTTGCCAACAATCCCAGCCAGAAGACAGGCCAGGCCTTACTGACTCAACTGTATCAGACAGCTGCCAGACGCTACACGGGGCCCCTGCACCACCAGACTCAGCGTTTCAG ACTCGACAATTTACTAAACGCCAGCTACGGAGTCAAGAG ATTCTCGCCCATCACCATTGACAGTATGACCAGCCTGGCTGGGGTCAACCTTACTGGTCCAACTGGAGCTGGCTGGTGCATCTTTGTGTACAACCTATCCCCTGAGGCAGACGAGAGTGTCCTGTGGCAGCTCTTTGGGCCCTTCGGCGCCGTCACTAATGTCAAGGTCATCCGTGACTTCACCACCAACAAATGTAAGGGCTTTGGCTTTGTCACCATGACCAACTATGACGAAGCTGCCATGGCTATCGCTAGCCTTAACGGCTACCGCCTGGGTGACCGCGTGCTGCAGGTTTCCTTCAAGACCAGCAAGCAGCACAAGGCCTGA
- the elavl3 gene encoding ELAV-like protein 3 isoform X10 gives MVTIISTMETQVSNGPSGTSLPNGPVISTNGSTDDSKTNLIVNYLPQNMTQEEFKSLFGSIGEIESCKLVRDKITGQSLGYGFVNYVDPNDADKAINTLNGLKLQTKTIKVSYARPSSASIRDANLYVSGLPKTMSQKDMEQLFSQYGRIITSRILVDQVTAGISRGVGFIRFDKRNEAEEAIKGLNGQKPLGAAEPITVKFANNPSQKTGQALLTQLYQTAARRYTGPLHHQTQRFRLDNLLNASYGVKRFSPITIDSMTSLAGVNLTGPTGAGWCIFVYNLSPEADESVLWQLFGPFGAVTNVKVIRDFTTNKCKGFGFVTMTNYDEAAMAIASLNGYRLGDRVLQVSFKTSKQHKA, from the exons ATGGTTACT ATAATCAGCACCATGGAAACCCAGGTATCCAACGGTCCAAGCGGAACCAGTCTGCCCAACGGTCCAGTCATTAGCACCAATGGCTCCACAGACGACAGCAAAACCAACCTGATCGTCAACTACCTGCCTCAGAACATGACCCAGGAAGAGTTTAAAAGTTTGTTTGGTAGCATCGGAGAGATCGAGTCCTGCAAGCTAGTCAGAGACAAGATAACAG GTCAGAGTTTGGGATATGGCTTTGTGAATTATGTGGATCCAAATGATGCAGATAAGGCCATCAACACATTGAACGGTCTAAAACTGCAGACAAAAACAATCAAG GTATCATATGCCCGTCCAAGCTCAGCCTCTATTCGTGACGCCAACCTTTACGTCAGTGGACTACCTAAAACCATGAGCCAGAAGGACATGGAACAGCTGTTTTCCCAATACGGCCGCATTATTACATCCCGCATCCTAGTGGACCAAGTCACAG CAGGCATATCACGAGGAGTGGGATTCATCCGGTTTGACAAACGAAATGAAGCAGAGGAGGCCATCAAAGGTCTGAACGGACAGAAGCCTTTGGGTGCCGCTGAGCCCATCACTGTCAAATTTGCCAACAATCCCAGCCAGAAGACAGGCCAGGCCTTACTGACTCAACTGTATCAGACAGCTGCCAGACGCTACACGGGGCCCCTGCACCACCAGACTCAGCGTTTCAG ACTCGACAATTTACTAAACGCCAGCTACGGAGTCAAGAG ATTCTCGCCCATCACCATTGACAGTATGACCAGCCTGGCTGGGGTCAACCTTACTGGTCCAACTGGAGCTGGCTGGTGCATCTTTGTGTACAACCTATCCCCTGAGGCAGACGAGAGTGTCCTGTGGCAGCTCTTTGGGCCCTTCGGCGCCGTCACTAATGTCAAGGTCATCCGTGACTTCACCACCAACAAATGTAAGGGCTTTGGCTTTGTCACCATGACCAACTATGACGAAGCTGCCATGGCTATCGCTAGCCTTAACGGCTACCGCCTGGGTGACCGCGTGCTGCAGGTTTCCTTCAAGACCAGCAAGCAGCACAAGGCCTGA
- the elavl3 gene encoding ELAV-like protein 3 isoform X3, translating into MVTQIISTMETQVSNGPSGTSLPNGPVISTNGSTDDSKTNLIVNYLPQNMTQEEFKSLFGSIGEIESCKLVRDKITGQSLGYGFVNYVDPNDADKAINTLNGLKLQTKTIKVSYARPSSASIRDANLYVSGLPKTMSQKDMEQLFSQYGRIITSRILVDQVTGISRGVGFIRFDKRNEAEEAIKGLNGQKPLGAAEPITVKFANNPSQKTGQALLTQLYQTAARRYTGPLHHQTQRFSMIPSHGKGPDPNSSSKPILDNLLNASYGVKSSPTLFPRFSPITIDSMTSLAGVNLTGPTGAGWCIFVYNLSPEADESVLWQLFGPFGAVTNVKVIRDFTTNKCKGFGFVTMTNYDEAAMAIASLNGYRLGDRVLQVSFKTSKQHKA; encoded by the exons ATGGTTACT CAGATAATCAGCACCATGGAAACCCAGGTATCCAACGGTCCAAGCGGAACCAGTCTGCCCAACGGTCCAGTCATTAGCACCAATGGCTCCACAGACGACAGCAAAACCAACCTGATCGTCAACTACCTGCCTCAGAACATGACCCAGGAAGAGTTTAAAAGTTTGTTTGGTAGCATCGGAGAGATCGAGTCCTGCAAGCTAGTCAGAGACAAGATAACAG GTCAGAGTTTGGGATATGGCTTTGTGAATTATGTGGATCCAAATGATGCAGATAAGGCCATCAACACATTGAACGGTCTAAAACTGCAGACAAAAACAATCAAG GTATCATATGCCCGTCCAAGCTCAGCCTCTATTCGTGACGCCAACCTTTACGTCAGTGGACTACCTAAAACCATGAGCCAGAAGGACATGGAACAGCTGTTTTCCCAATACGGCCGCATTATTACATCCCGCATCCTAGTGGACCAAGTCACAG GCATATCACGAGGAGTGGGATTCATCCGGTTTGACAAACGAAATGAAGCAGAGGAGGCCATCAAAGGTCTGAACGGACAGAAGCCTTTGGGTGCCGCTGAGCCCATCACTGTCAAATTTGCCAACAATCCCAGCCAGAAGACAGGCCAGGCCTTACTGACTCAACTGTATCAGACAGCTGCCAGACGCTACACGGGGCCCCTGCACCACCAGACTCAGCGTTTCAG CATGATCCCTTCACATGGAAAGGGACCAGATCCAAATAGCAGCTCAAAACCAAT ACTCGACAATTTACTAAACGCCAGCTACGGAGTCAAGAG TTCTCCTACTCTCTTCCCCAGATTCTCGCCCATCACCATTGACAGTATGACCAGCCTGGCTGGGGTCAACCTTACTGGTCCAACTGGAGCTGGCTGGTGCATCTTTGTGTACAACCTATCCCCTGAGGCAGACGAGAGTGTCCTGTGGCAGCTCTTTGGGCCCTTCGGCGCCGTCACTAATGTCAAGGTCATCCGTGACTTCACCACCAACAAATGTAAGGGCTTTGGCTTTGTCACCATGACCAACTATGACGAAGCTGCCATGGCTATCGCTAGCCTTAACGGCTACCGCCTGGGTGACCGCGTGCTGCAGGTTTCCTTCAAGACCAGCAAGCAGCACAAGGCCTGA
- the elavl3 gene encoding ELAV-like protein 3 isoform X6, translated as MVTIISTMETQVSNGPSGTSLPNGPVISTNGSTDDSKTNLIVNYLPQNMTQEEFKSLFGSIGEIESCKLVRDKITGQSLGYGFVNYVDPNDADKAINTLNGLKLQTKTIKVSYARPSSASIRDANLYVSGLPKTMSQKDMEQLFSQYGRIITSRILVDQVTAGISRGVGFIRFDKRNEAEEAIKGLNGQKPLGAAEPITVKFANNPSQKTGQALLTQLYQTAARRYTGPLHHQTQRFRLDNLLNASYGVKSSPTLFPRFSPITIDSMTSLAGVNLTGPTGAGWCIFVYNLSPEADESVLWQLFGPFGAVTNVKVIRDFTTNKCKGFGFVTMTNYDEAAMAIASLNGYRLGDRVLQVSFKTSKQHKA; from the exons ATGGTTACT ATAATCAGCACCATGGAAACCCAGGTATCCAACGGTCCAAGCGGAACCAGTCTGCCCAACGGTCCAGTCATTAGCACCAATGGCTCCACAGACGACAGCAAAACCAACCTGATCGTCAACTACCTGCCTCAGAACATGACCCAGGAAGAGTTTAAAAGTTTGTTTGGTAGCATCGGAGAGATCGAGTCCTGCAAGCTAGTCAGAGACAAGATAACAG GTCAGAGTTTGGGATATGGCTTTGTGAATTATGTGGATCCAAATGATGCAGATAAGGCCATCAACACATTGAACGGTCTAAAACTGCAGACAAAAACAATCAAG GTATCATATGCCCGTCCAAGCTCAGCCTCTATTCGTGACGCCAACCTTTACGTCAGTGGACTACCTAAAACCATGAGCCAGAAGGACATGGAACAGCTGTTTTCCCAATACGGCCGCATTATTACATCCCGCATCCTAGTGGACCAAGTCACAG CAGGCATATCACGAGGAGTGGGATTCATCCGGTTTGACAAACGAAATGAAGCAGAGGAGGCCATCAAAGGTCTGAACGGACAGAAGCCTTTGGGTGCCGCTGAGCCCATCACTGTCAAATTTGCCAACAATCCCAGCCAGAAGACAGGCCAGGCCTTACTGACTCAACTGTATCAGACAGCTGCCAGACGCTACACGGGGCCCCTGCACCACCAGACTCAGCGTTTCAG ACTCGACAATTTACTAAACGCCAGCTACGGAGTCAAGAG TTCTCCTACTCTCTTCCCCAGATTCTCGCCCATCACCATTGACAGTATGACCAGCCTGGCTGGGGTCAACCTTACTGGTCCAACTGGAGCTGGCTGGTGCATCTTTGTGTACAACCTATCCCCTGAGGCAGACGAGAGTGTCCTGTGGCAGCTCTTTGGGCCCTTCGGCGCCGTCACTAATGTCAAGGTCATCCGTGACTTCACCACCAACAAATGTAAGGGCTTTGGCTTTGTCACCATGACCAACTATGACGAAGCTGCCATGGCTATCGCTAGCCTTAACGGCTACCGCCTGGGTGACCGCGTGCTGCAGGTTTCCTTCAAGACCAGCAAGCAGCACAAGGCCTGA
- the elavl3 gene encoding ELAV-like protein 3 isoform X4, translating into MVTQIISTMETQVSNGPSGTSLPNGPVISTNGSTDDSKTNLIVNYLPQNMTQEEFKSLFGSIGEIESCKLVRDKITGQSLGYGFVNYVDPNDADKAINTLNGLKLQTKTIKVSYARPSSASIRDANLYVSGLPKTMSQKDMEQLFSQYGRIITSRILVDQVTAGISRGVGFIRFDKRNEAEEAIKGLNGQKPLGAAEPITVKFANNPSQKTGQALLTQLYQTAARRYTGPLHHQTQRFSMIPSHGKGPDPNSSSKPILDNLLNASYGVKRFSPITIDSMTSLAGVNLTGPTGAGWCIFVYNLSPEADESVLWQLFGPFGAVTNVKVIRDFTTNKCKGFGFVTMTNYDEAAMAIASLNGYRLGDRVLQVSFKTSKQHKA; encoded by the exons ATGGTTACT CAGATAATCAGCACCATGGAAACCCAGGTATCCAACGGTCCAAGCGGAACCAGTCTGCCCAACGGTCCAGTCATTAGCACCAATGGCTCCACAGACGACAGCAAAACCAACCTGATCGTCAACTACCTGCCTCAGAACATGACCCAGGAAGAGTTTAAAAGTTTGTTTGGTAGCATCGGAGAGATCGAGTCCTGCAAGCTAGTCAGAGACAAGATAACAG GTCAGAGTTTGGGATATGGCTTTGTGAATTATGTGGATCCAAATGATGCAGATAAGGCCATCAACACATTGAACGGTCTAAAACTGCAGACAAAAACAATCAAG GTATCATATGCCCGTCCAAGCTCAGCCTCTATTCGTGACGCCAACCTTTACGTCAGTGGACTACCTAAAACCATGAGCCAGAAGGACATGGAACAGCTGTTTTCCCAATACGGCCGCATTATTACATCCCGCATCCTAGTGGACCAAGTCACAG CAGGCATATCACGAGGAGTGGGATTCATCCGGTTTGACAAACGAAATGAAGCAGAGGAGGCCATCAAAGGTCTGAACGGACAGAAGCCTTTGGGTGCCGCTGAGCCCATCACTGTCAAATTTGCCAACAATCCCAGCCAGAAGACAGGCCAGGCCTTACTGACTCAACTGTATCAGACAGCTGCCAGACGCTACACGGGGCCCCTGCACCACCAGACTCAGCGTTTCAG CATGATCCCTTCACATGGAAAGGGACCAGATCCAAATAGCAGCTCAAAACCAAT ACTCGACAATTTACTAAACGCCAGCTACGGAGTCAAGAG ATTCTCGCCCATCACCATTGACAGTATGACCAGCCTGGCTGGGGTCAACCTTACTGGTCCAACTGGAGCTGGCTGGTGCATCTTTGTGTACAACCTATCCCCTGAGGCAGACGAGAGTGTCCTGTGGCAGCTCTTTGGGCCCTTCGGCGCCGTCACTAATGTCAAGGTCATCCGTGACTTCACCACCAACAAATGTAAGGGCTTTGGCTTTGTCACCATGACCAACTATGACGAAGCTGCCATGGCTATCGCTAGCCTTAACGGCTACCGCCTGGGTGACCGCGTGCTGCAGGTTTCCTTCAAGACCAGCAAGCAGCACAAGGCCTGA
- the elavl3 gene encoding ELAV-like protein 3 isoform X5 has product MVTQIISTMETQVSNGPSGTSLPNGPVISTNGSTDDSKTNLIVNYLPQNMTQEEFKSLFGSIGEIESCKLVRDKITGQSLGYGFVNYVDPNDADKAINTLNGLKLQTKTIKVSYARPSSASIRDANLYVSGLPKTMSQKDMEQLFSQYGRIITSRILVDQVTAGISRGVGFIRFDKRNEAEEAIKGLNGQKPLGAAEPITVKFANNPSQKTGQALLTQLYQTAARRYTGPLHHQTQRFRLDNLLNASYGVKSSPTLFPRFSPITIDSMTSLAGVNLTGPTGAGWCIFVYNLSPEADESVLWQLFGPFGAVTNVKVIRDFTTNKCKGFGFVTMTNYDEAAMAIASLNGYRLGDRVLQVSFKTSKQHKA; this is encoded by the exons ATGGTTACT CAGATAATCAGCACCATGGAAACCCAGGTATCCAACGGTCCAAGCGGAACCAGTCTGCCCAACGGTCCAGTCATTAGCACCAATGGCTCCACAGACGACAGCAAAACCAACCTGATCGTCAACTACCTGCCTCAGAACATGACCCAGGAAGAGTTTAAAAGTTTGTTTGGTAGCATCGGAGAGATCGAGTCCTGCAAGCTAGTCAGAGACAAGATAACAG GTCAGAGTTTGGGATATGGCTTTGTGAATTATGTGGATCCAAATGATGCAGATAAGGCCATCAACACATTGAACGGTCTAAAACTGCAGACAAAAACAATCAAG GTATCATATGCCCGTCCAAGCTCAGCCTCTATTCGTGACGCCAACCTTTACGTCAGTGGACTACCTAAAACCATGAGCCAGAAGGACATGGAACAGCTGTTTTCCCAATACGGCCGCATTATTACATCCCGCATCCTAGTGGACCAAGTCACAG CAGGCATATCACGAGGAGTGGGATTCATCCGGTTTGACAAACGAAATGAAGCAGAGGAGGCCATCAAAGGTCTGAACGGACAGAAGCCTTTGGGTGCCGCTGAGCCCATCACTGTCAAATTTGCCAACAATCCCAGCCAGAAGACAGGCCAGGCCTTACTGACTCAACTGTATCAGACAGCTGCCAGACGCTACACGGGGCCCCTGCACCACCAGACTCAGCGTTTCAG ACTCGACAATTTACTAAACGCCAGCTACGGAGTCAAGAG TTCTCCTACTCTCTTCCCCAGATTCTCGCCCATCACCATTGACAGTATGACCAGCCTGGCTGGGGTCAACCTTACTGGTCCAACTGGAGCTGGCTGGTGCATCTTTGTGTACAACCTATCCCCTGAGGCAGACGAGAGTGTCCTGTGGCAGCTCTTTGGGCCCTTCGGCGCCGTCACTAATGTCAAGGTCATCCGTGACTTCACCACCAACAAATGTAAGGGCTTTGGCTTTGTCACCATGACCAACTATGACGAAGCTGCCATGGCTATCGCTAGCCTTAACGGCTACCGCCTGGGTGACCGCGTGCTGCAGGTTTCCTTCAAGACCAGCAAGCAGCACAAGGCCTGA
- the elavl3 gene encoding ELAV-like protein 3 isoform X11 codes for MVTQIISTMETQVSNGPSGTSLPNGPVISTNGSTDDSKTNLIVNYLPQNMTQEEFKSLFGSIGEIESCKLVRDKITGQSLGYGFVNYVDPNDADKAINTLNGLKLQTKTIKVSYARPSSASIRDANLYVSGLPKTMSQKDMEQLFSQYGRIITSRILVDQVTAGISRGVGFIRFDKRNEAEEAIKGLNGQKPLGAAEPITVKFANNPSQKTGQALLTQLYQTAARRYTGPLHHQTQRFSSPTLFPRFSPITIDSMTSLAGVNLTGPTGAGWCIFVYNLSPEADESVLWQLFGPFGAVTNVKVIRDFTTNKCKGFGFVTMTNYDEAAMAIASLNGYRLGDRVLQVSFKTSKQHKA; via the exons ATGGTTACT CAGATAATCAGCACCATGGAAACCCAGGTATCCAACGGTCCAAGCGGAACCAGTCTGCCCAACGGTCCAGTCATTAGCACCAATGGCTCCACAGACGACAGCAAAACCAACCTGATCGTCAACTACCTGCCTCAGAACATGACCCAGGAAGAGTTTAAAAGTTTGTTTGGTAGCATCGGAGAGATCGAGTCCTGCAAGCTAGTCAGAGACAAGATAACAG GTCAGAGTTTGGGATATGGCTTTGTGAATTATGTGGATCCAAATGATGCAGATAAGGCCATCAACACATTGAACGGTCTAAAACTGCAGACAAAAACAATCAAG GTATCATATGCCCGTCCAAGCTCAGCCTCTATTCGTGACGCCAACCTTTACGTCAGTGGACTACCTAAAACCATGAGCCAGAAGGACATGGAACAGCTGTTTTCCCAATACGGCCGCATTATTACATCCCGCATCCTAGTGGACCAAGTCACAG CAGGCATATCACGAGGAGTGGGATTCATCCGGTTTGACAAACGAAATGAAGCAGAGGAGGCCATCAAAGGTCTGAACGGACAGAAGCCTTTGGGTGCCGCTGAGCCCATCACTGTCAAATTTGCCAACAATCCCAGCCAGAAGACAGGCCAGGCCTTACTGACTCAACTGTATCAGACAGCTGCCAGACGCTACACGGGGCCCCTGCACCACCAGACTCAGCGTTTCAG TTCTCCTACTCTCTTCCCCAGATTCTCGCCCATCACCATTGACAGTATGACCAGCCTGGCTGGGGTCAACCTTACTGGTCCAACTGGAGCTGGCTGGTGCATCTTTGTGTACAACCTATCCCCTGAGGCAGACGAGAGTGTCCTGTGGCAGCTCTTTGGGCCCTTCGGCGCCGTCACTAATGTCAAGGTCATCCGTGACTTCACCACCAACAAATGTAAGGGCTTTGGCTTTGTCACCATGACCAACTATGACGAAGCTGCCATGGCTATCGCTAGCCTTAACGGCTACCGCCTGGGTGACCGCGTGCTGCAGGTTTCCTTCAAGACCAGCAAGCAGCACAAGGCCTGA
- the elavl3 gene encoding ELAV-like protein 3 isoform X8, whose product MVTQIISTMETQVSNGPSGTSLPNGPVISTNGSTDDSKTNLIVNYLPQNMTQEEFKSLFGSIGEIESCKLVRDKITGQSLGYGFVNYVDPNDADKAINTLNGLKLQTKTIKVSYARPSSASIRDANLYVSGLPKTMSQKDMEQLFSQYGRIITSRILVDQVTAGISRGVGFIRFDKRNEAEEAIKGLNGQKPLGAAEPITVKFANNPSQKTGQALLTQLYQTAARRYTGPLHHQTQRFRLDNLLNASYGVKRFSPITIDSMTSLAGVNLTGPTGAGWCIFVYNLSPEADESVLWQLFGPFGAVTNVKVIRDFTTNKCKGFGFVTMTNYDEAAMAIASLNGYRLGDRVLQVSFKTSKQHKA is encoded by the exons ATGGTTACT CAGATAATCAGCACCATGGAAACCCAGGTATCCAACGGTCCAAGCGGAACCAGTCTGCCCAACGGTCCAGTCATTAGCACCAATGGCTCCACAGACGACAGCAAAACCAACCTGATCGTCAACTACCTGCCTCAGAACATGACCCAGGAAGAGTTTAAAAGTTTGTTTGGTAGCATCGGAGAGATCGAGTCCTGCAAGCTAGTCAGAGACAAGATAACAG GTCAGAGTTTGGGATATGGCTTTGTGAATTATGTGGATCCAAATGATGCAGATAAGGCCATCAACACATTGAACGGTCTAAAACTGCAGACAAAAACAATCAAG GTATCATATGCCCGTCCAAGCTCAGCCTCTATTCGTGACGCCAACCTTTACGTCAGTGGACTACCTAAAACCATGAGCCAGAAGGACATGGAACAGCTGTTTTCCCAATACGGCCGCATTATTACATCCCGCATCCTAGTGGACCAAGTCACAG CAGGCATATCACGAGGAGTGGGATTCATCCGGTTTGACAAACGAAATGAAGCAGAGGAGGCCATCAAAGGTCTGAACGGACAGAAGCCTTTGGGTGCCGCTGAGCCCATCACTGTCAAATTTGCCAACAATCCCAGCCAGAAGACAGGCCAGGCCTTACTGACTCAACTGTATCAGACAGCTGCCAGACGCTACACGGGGCCCCTGCACCACCAGACTCAGCGTTTCAG ACTCGACAATTTACTAAACGCCAGCTACGGAGTCAAGAG ATTCTCGCCCATCACCATTGACAGTATGACCAGCCTGGCTGGGGTCAACCTTACTGGTCCAACTGGAGCTGGCTGGTGCATCTTTGTGTACAACCTATCCCCTGAGGCAGACGAGAGTGTCCTGTGGCAGCTCTTTGGGCCCTTCGGCGCCGTCACTAATGTCAAGGTCATCCGTGACTTCACCACCAACAAATGTAAGGGCTTTGGCTTTGTCACCATGACCAACTATGACGAAGCTGCCATGGCTATCGCTAGCCTTAACGGCTACCGCCTGGGTGACCGCGTGCTGCAGGTTTCCTTCAAGACCAGCAAGCAGCACAAGGCCTGA